In the SAR86 cluster bacterium genome, TTTGCATTAAGATTTAATCAAGGGGGATTTAATGGCTATTAATACAGAGAGTTTTGATTTTGATCCTGATTATCTCAGGAAGAAGTACAGAGAAGAGAGAGATAAGCGTCTTAGACAAGACGGTAATGAGCAGTATCAAGAAGTTTCTGGAGAATTTTCTTACTTCGTTGAAGATCCCTACATTGATGATGCAATAGAAAGAGAGGCCATCAAAGATGAAATTGAGGTCGTTGTTATTGGTGGTGGTTTTGGAGGAATGCTAGCAGGTGCGAGACTAAGAGAAGCTGGCATAGATGATTTCAAAATCATAGAGAAAGGTGGCGACTTTGGCGGAACTTGGTATTGGAACAGATATCCCGGCGCCTCTTGTGATATCGAGTCATACATCTACTTTCCATTACTAGAAGAAACAGGATTCGTTCCAAGGCAGAAATATACTAATGCACCTGAAACCCTAGAATATTGCAGAGTTATTTGTGAAAAGTTCAAACTTTATGAAAATGCGCTTTTACAAACCGAGGTGATTTCAACAAATTGGGATGAAGAATCATTAAGATGGATTATTAAGACTAACAAAGGTGATGAATTAAAAGCCAGGTTCGTGGTTCATTCAAATGGCCCTCTTAACAGGCCTAAACTCCCAGCCATTAAAGGTATAAATGACTATAAAGGACATACATTCCATACTAGTAGATGGGACTATCAATATACTGGAGGATCTTCGCATGGAGATCTAACAGAGCTTAAAGATAAAAAAGTAGCAATAATCGGAACTGGGGCTACTGCAGTTCAATGTGTACCTCATCTTGGTGCAGCAGCTGAAAAACTATATGTATTTCAAAGAACTCCGTCTTCTATTGATGTAAGAAATAATCAACCAACAGACCCCGAATGGATTTCCACACAAAAACCTGGATGGCATGATGAAAGGAGAAAAAACTTTGAAACTCTTCTCACTGGTGGAATGGTCAAAGAAGACTTAGTTTCTGATGGATGGACAGAGGCATTTAGACTTCTTTTTGGCAATCTTAGACAGCAAGCACCTTCCAAATTAAAGATGGTTGGATTTGCATTATCGGGTATTTTTTCTTCAAAAATGTATAAAGTCGGCTTCAAATCTTATATGACTGGAAAAGTTACAGAAGCTATGGACTTAAGAAATGCTATGCAAATGGCTGACTTTCAGAAAATGGAAAAGGTTAGAGCTAGAGCCGATGCAGTGGTGGAAGATAAAGAAACCGCCGAATCACTGAAACCCTACTACAATCAATTCTGTAAGCGTCCCTGCTTTCATGACGAATATCTCAACACTTTCAATAACCCCAATGTTGAATTGGTGGATACTGATGGAAAAGGTCTCGAAGAAATATCCGAAAACGGCATAATATTCGAAGGTAAAGAATATGAGGTTGATTGCATAATTTTTGCTACCGGATTTGAAGTTGGAACTGACTATAGTAGAAGAGCAGGTTATCAGATACATGGAATAGATGGAATGACTGTATCTAAGAAGTGGGAAAATGGTCTCGCTACTTTTCACGGTATGCACAGTAGAGGTTTTCCAAATTCTTTCTTTTTCGGACCAGCCCAATCAGGTTTCACAGCTACCTATACATATTCTCTCGATGAGCAAAGTATTCATTTAGCTCACATTCTGAAAATTGCAAAAGATAAAGGTGTAACCAGAATTGAAGCTTCTCAAGAAGCAGAGGAAAATTGGATTAATACCATAATCGAAAAAGCTAGACTGACAGCTGACTTTCAGGAGAACTGTACTCCTGGCTACTACAATAATGAAGGTAAAGTAAATCAAACCCCTCAAAATAATACCTACGGAGGCGGTCCCATAGAGTTCTTCGCTCTCATGGAAAAATGGAGATCTAAAGGAAATCTAGAAGGCCTAGAACTGAGCTAATTATTGTACAAACTAGAAATACTCCATCATCCATACAACCCAACTGATTTAGAGGAAATATTTGCTATCAATCAAGCTAATATCCCTGAAGTTGGTAATATTGATCATATCGACAGACTTAAACGTTTAATCGATTGGAGCTGTCATTTAATTGTTGTAAGAGACAAGGAAATAGCAGGATTTATCATCTTGATGAGAGAAAATCAAAGTTACGAATCTCTTAATTATGAATTTTTTAATTCTCAAGGATATCCTTTTCTGTACGTTGATAGAATTGCAATTAAGGAGGAACATCGACGTAAAGGATTGGGACACATGATTTACTCAAAAACTATTGAGATAGCCGAAGAGTTAAACTTACCGACATGTTGTGAAGTTAATACCCTGCCAAAAAATGAACCTTCCTTAGCTTTCCATGATTCGTTTGGCTTTGAAGATGTTGGTACTAAGGACTATGAAGACCATAGCGTAGTTTTCCTCAGGAAATCTCCTAGTTGAGGTCGTCCTTGAAAAAATTAATCAAGCCCACACCTGTAATTATTAGAAGGCACCCAACTAGCATTGTGTAAGTTATTGCCTCATCTAAAAAGAGATTGGCCCACAACATTCCAGATACAGGGACAATAAGCACAACTGTCGAAGCTTTAACCGGCCCTACTCTCTTTATCAAAATAACATAACCCATGTAAGCCAAGCCGGTACATAAAAAGCCCAAAAGAAAAACACTTAAAAGAACTTCATTTGAATGATTGAAATGTAATCCACTTTCTAAAAAAGTAAAAGGAAAAACCAGAAAAGTAGCTACCAATAAAGTCATAGAAGCTAAATAAGTTGCATCTATTTCTTTAGTTGTGAATATATAATTTGAACTGAATGCATAAAAGAAAGATGCCATGAGACATAGCGATAGTGCTATTAATGAAAATTCTAATGATTCATATCCAACAAATATAAATAAACCTACCATGCCTATAATTATCCCGAGTAATTGAGTGAGATTAGAACGCAATTTCAACCAAAGGCTAGCAATAATGAAAGCAAATAAAGGGGTTGTACCATTCAGAACAGACATAGTGCCAGCATTCAAATCAATAGCTGCTCTAGAAAAAAGATAAAAAGGAACAGATGCATTGATACAAGCTAGAAGGAGAATAGAAGGAAAATTTTCTCTTATCTTTCTAAGATGCTCTCTAGTGATAAAAAATGGACTTAGTATCAATGAGGCTATTAATAATCTTGAGAAAACTAAGGTTATGGGCCCTACTTCTGGCGCAGAAACCTTTATAAAAAGAAAGGATGACCCCCATGCTATGCCAATTGCAATAATTAATGCCCAGTCAATAACTGCACTTTTATTCATTTATATAATTAATTTATCTTACTAAAGGATCCTAGTAAGGCCGATCCCCAATGATAGTTACTCTTTCAACCTTTCTGACATTTGGCCAATAATCAGAATTTGCATAATGTTGACATGCTCGATTATCCCAAAAAGCTATTGAATTATCTTCCCAGGCAAATCGACATTGGTACTCAGGCACAGAAGCTCTGGAATATAAGAAATTTAACATCTGTTGAGATTCCTCAGGATCCCAATCTTTAATGTATTGTGTAAAGGCCGCATTGACGTAGATGACCTTCTTTTTTGTATCCGGATGAGTTCTTATTACTGGATGTTCTGGCATTGGATATTGCTTGTTAAATGCTTCTATCTCCTCATCAGATTTACCCTCTTTAATGAGCCTATCTCTAAAATTTGCAAAATCATGAATCGCTATAGCACCTTCAAGTTTTTCTTTAACTTCTTCACTAAGATTGTCATAAGC is a window encoding:
- a CDS encoding NAD(P)/FAD-dependent oxidoreductase — protein: MAINTESFDFDPDYLRKKYREERDKRLRQDGNEQYQEVSGEFSYFVEDPYIDDAIEREAIKDEIEVVVIGGGFGGMLAGARLREAGIDDFKIIEKGGDFGGTWYWNRYPGASCDIESYIYFPLLEETGFVPRQKYTNAPETLEYCRVICEKFKLYENALLQTEVISTNWDEESLRWIIKTNKGDELKARFVVHSNGPLNRPKLPAIKGINDYKGHTFHTSRWDYQYTGGSSHGDLTELKDKKVAIIGTGATAVQCVPHLGAAAEKLYVFQRTPSSIDVRNNQPTDPEWISTQKPGWHDERRKNFETLLTGGMVKEDLVSDGWTEAFRLLFGNLRQQAPSKLKMVGFALSGIFSSKMYKVGFKSYMTGKVTEAMDLRNAMQMADFQKMEKVRARADAVVEDKETAESLKPYYNQFCKRPCFHDEYLNTFNNPNVELVDTDGKGLEEISENGIIFEGKEYEVDCIIFATGFEVGTDYSRRAGYQIHGIDGMTVSKKWENGLATFHGMHSRGFPNSFFFGPAQSGFTATYTYSLDEQSIHLAHILKIAKDKGVTRIEASQEAEENWINTIIEKARLTADFQENCTPGYYNNEGKVNQTPQNNTYGGGPIEFFALMEKWRSKGNLEGLELS
- a CDS encoding GNAT family N-acetyltransferase is translated as MYKLEILHHPYNPTDLEEIFAINQANIPEVGNIDHIDRLKRLIDWSCHLIVVRDKEIAGFIILMRENQSYESLNYEFFNSQGYPFLYVDRIAIKEEHRRKGLGHMIYSKTIEIAEELNLPTCCEVNTLPKNEPSLAFHDSFGFEDVGTKDYEDHSVVFLRKSPS
- a CDS encoding DMT family transporter, with translation MNKSAVIDWALIIAIGIAWGSSFLFIKVSAPEVGPITLVFSRLLIASLILSPFFITREHLRKIRENFPSILLLACINASVPFYLFSRAAIDLNAGTMSVLNGTTPLFAFIIASLWLKLRSNLTQLLGIIIGMVGLFIFVGYESLEFSLIALSLCLMASFFYAFSSNYIFTTKEIDATYLASMTLLVATFLVFPFTFLESGLHFNHSNEVLLSVFLLGFLCTGLAYMGYVILIKRVGPVKASTVVLIVPVSGMLWANLFLDEAITYTMLVGCLLIITGVGLINFFKDDLN
- a CDS encoding TauD/TfdA family dioxygenase; translation: MIDFNPDAFEQKNLPFLVNRLSPTIGGEILGIDLSKPMQEETKALIYEALLVYKVIFFRDQDISTEQHINFSKNFGELEIHPFAPKKENFPEVLVITHNEKSRGRENTWHSDVTWRMEPSLGSVLRMIEKPEHGGDTLFADMYAAYDNLSEEVKEKLEGAIAIHDFANFRDRLIKEGKSDEEIEAFNKQYPMPEHPVIRTHPDTKKKVIYVNAAFTQYIKDWDPEESQQMLNFLYSRASVPEYQCRFAWEDNSIAFWDNRACQHYANSDYWPNVRKVERVTIIGDRPY